DNA sequence from the Cohnella herbarum genome:
TGACCGTTACGGACGAGCAGGGTGCGCTTACGGGCATGGTTTCTCTAAAGGATCTGCTGAAGGTCACTTTAGGCAATCCGAACGCTGCCGCCATTCCGATCAGTATGGTCATGACAAGAGTGCCTCGTCTGGTGTTCGTTACTCCCGATGACACTTTGCTGGAAGCCGCTAAGAAAATGCTGAATCATCAAGTGGTGGGCATGCCCGTCGTGAACGCTCACGGTGATCGCGGCCAACTCGAGGTCGTCGGAAGAATTACAAAAACCAATATGACGCAAGCATTGGTGGATTTGACCTCGGGGTTTATTGCTGAGTAGGGGGAAATGGGATGTCGGAGCAACGACAGAAAATCATATACGTATGTTCGGATGCCGTAGGGGAAACCGCGGAAGCCGTCGCGAGGGCGACTGCCCGACAATTCGCGACCGAGCAGGTTAAGATCAAAAGGTACGGAAACCTCAAACATGAAGACGAGATCAAGGCGATCATCCTAGAGGCGCTCTCGGCGGGCGGCTTCATTGCCTATACCCTCGTTCAACCGGAGCTTCGCGAGACGATGAGGGAAGAGACGATCCGTCTTGGTGTTCGCGCAGTCGATGTCATGGGGCCGATGATGCAAGCTTTTATCGACACGTTTAATGATTCTCCCAAATATAAGCCCGGCTTGCTGCATGAGATGGATGAAAACTATTATCGTAAAATCGAGGCGATCGAATTCGCGGTTAAGTACGATGACGGTAAAGATTCCAGGGGATTGTTGCAAGCGCAGGTCGTGCTGGTAGGCGTATCGCGAACTTCGAAAACGCCGCTAAGCATCTATTTGGCGCATAAAGGGATCAAGACGGCCAACTATCCGCTTACGATCGAGGTAAAGCCGCCTCAAGAACTGTTCGCTGCGTCCAGTAGGTTGGTCGTTGGATTGACGATGCAGCCTGAACGGCTGCTCAAGATTCGCACGGAACGCTTAAAAGCTTTGGGATTGCCGAGCCAAGCCAACTATGCTTCGATGGATCGTATTGAGAAGGAGCTCCTATTCGCTTCCGATATCATGGATCGATTGAAATGTCCGGTCATCGACGTGACCGAGAAAGCGATCGAAGAGACGGCGGGACTGATCATGGAGCTCATGACTCCTTGAAAAATAACCGCCCGCGGACAGGAAGAAACGATATCTTCCCGTCCGCGGGCGGTTTTTCCGTTCAAGACCGTTTCAACTGTTCGATGGATTGAACGTCCATATAGTTCGGAACGACGAATCCTAATTTCGTCCCGGCTAAGTTAGAACCTAAATCCTCGAATTTTCCTTTATATTTATCGTAATAGTCGATCGAAGTCGTAGGCAACCACGCAGCGACCATTGCGTCCGCATCTCCGTTCGCGATACCTGCCCACATGGGTCCGATTTCTACTTGGAGCATGTCGACCTTGTATCCGAGCTTGGACTCTAATACGGCTTTAACGACGTTCGTGCTGGCGATCTCCGAGTCCCATGCGACGTAAGCCAGCTTGAGGCGTTCGCCTGAAGCCGGAGGAACGTCCTTGATCCATTCGGCGACAATCTCTGGATTATCCACTACCCATTTCTCGGC
Encoded proteins:
- a CDS encoding helix-turn-helix transcriptional regulator codes for the protein MTEIVKKHAPITGEQIAECLGISRPTIRSDLSVLVMLGYIDAKPKVGYFLGKVMTSTGQQSEKLMNLKVKDVMNRPVVIVESATVNDAVISLFVENTGFLTVTDEQGALTGMVSLKDLLKVTLGNPNAAAIPISMVMTRVPRLVFVTPDDTLLEAAKKMLNHQVVGMPVVNAHGDRGQLEVVGRITKTNMTQALVDLTSGFIAE
- a CDS encoding pyruvate, water dikinase regulatory protein; amino-acid sequence: MSEQRQKIIYVCSDAVGETAEAVARATARQFATEQVKIKRYGNLKHEDEIKAIILEALSAGGFIAYTLVQPELRETMREETIRLGVRAVDVMGPMMQAFIDTFNDSPKYKPGLLHEMDENYYRKIEAIEFAVKYDDGKDSRGLLQAQVVLVGVSRTSKTPLSIYLAHKGIKTANYPLTIEVKPPQELFAASSRLVVGLTMQPERLLKIRTERLKALGLPSQANYASMDRIEKELLFASDIMDRLKCPVIDVTEKAIEETAGLIMELMTP